A single genomic interval of Malania oleifera isolate guangnan ecotype guangnan chromosome 11, ASM2987363v1, whole genome shotgun sequence harbors:
- the LOC131167676 gene encoding bZIP transcription factor TGA10 isoform X2, which yields MGFWTADTETKHVVGVPFMAAAADTNNKGSTDQLHHHHHHQIPYGMMQQSSSSSSIVTAANLISKDGGEAAAYDLGELDQALFLYLDGGAPPPADPSSAHHPLHYDQQRLGAENCGMRPPTLNIFPSQPMHVDPSTNKQGSGTGGVVSHQAAAASCGSKRSSDQPPPMEANPRNNVASAPHHPEPSKAVKREGNRRGPTSSSEQDAPKTPDPKTLRRLAQNREAARKSRLRKKAYVQQLESSRIRLTQLEQELQRARTQGVFYGGGPLLGGDQGLPVGINNLSSDAVVFDMEYTRWLEEHHRLMCELRAAVQEHLPENELRLYVDNCLVHFDEMINLKSMVAKSDVFHLVSGMWKTPAERCFLWIGGFRPSELLKIVSTQIEPLTEQQLLGIYGLQQSTQEAEDALTQGLEALNHSLSDTIASDALSCPPNMANYMGQMAMAMNKLSALESFVRQAENLRQQTLHRLHQLLTTRQAARCFLAIAEYFHRLRALSSLWLSRPRQD from the exons ATGGGCTTTTGGACGGCCGACACAGAGACGAAGCACGTTGTGGGAGTTCCTTTCATGGCCGCCGCCGCTGATACAAATAACAAAGGCAGTACTGATCAgcttcatcatcatcaccatcaccaGATTCCTTACGGAATGATGCAGCAGTCGTCATCCTCTTCCTCCATCGTCACCGCAGCAAACCTCAT AAGCAAAGACGGTGGTGAGGCAGCGGCTTATGACTTAGGGGAATTAGATCAAGCCCTTTTCCTCTACCTTGATGGCGGGGCTCCGCCGCCGGCAGATCCCAGCTCCGCCCATCACCCTCTCCATTACGATCAGCAAAGAC TGGGCGCAGAGAATTGTGGAATGCGACCTCCGACTTTGAACATTTTCCCTTCTCAGCCTATGCACGTAGACCCATCTACCAATAAGCAG GGGAGTGGAACTGGAGGAGTAGTTTCTCATCAAGCTGCAGCGGCCAGCTGTGGTTCAAAGAGATCATCAGATCAGCCGCCGCCCATGGAGGCCAACCCCCGAAACAACGTCGCTTCTGCCCCTCATCACCCCGAACCTTCTAAAGCCGTCAAA AGAGAAGGAAACCGCAGAGGCCCAACATCCAGTTCTGAGCAAGACGCACCCAAAACCCCAGATCCCAAG ACTTTGAGAAGACTTGCTCAGAATAGAGAGGCAGCTAGGAAAAGTAGACTACGAAaaaag GCTTATGTTCAGCAGCTAGAATCCAGCAGGATCAGGCTTACTCAACTTGAGCAGGAGCTTCAACGTGCTAGAACTCAG GGCGTGTTTTATGGTGGAGGACCTCTTCTAGGTGGAGACCAGGGACTTCCCGTGGGCATCAACAACTTAAGCTCAG ATGCGGTGGTGTTTGACATGGAGTACACGAGGTGGCTGGAGGAGCACCACCGGCTGATGTGCGAGCTGAGGGCAGCGGTTCAGGAGCACTTGCCGGAGAATGAGCTGCGGCTGTACGTGGACAACTGCCTGGTCCACTTCGACGAGATGATCAACCTCAAGTCCATGGTGGCCAAGTCCGACGTCTTCCACCTCGTCTCCGGCATGTGGAAGACCCCCGCCGAGCGCTGCTTCTTGTGGATCGGCGGTTTCCGGCCCTCGGAGCTCCTCAAG ATAGTATCAACTCAAATAGAGCCATTAACGGAACAACAATTGTTGGGAATATATGGATTGCAACAATCGACGCAAGAGGCAGAGGATGCATTGACACAAGGGCTAGAAGCGCTGAACCACTCGCTCTCAGACACCATAGCTTCTGACGCCTTGAGTTGCCCTCCTAACATGGCCAACTACATGGGCCAAATGGCCATGGCCATGAACAAGCTCTCTGCCCTTGAAAGTTTTGTTCGACAG gCTGAGAATCTGAGGCAGCAGACGCTGCACCGGCTGCACCAGCTGCTGACGACGCGGCAGGCGGCGCGGTGTTTTCTGGCGATCGCCGAGTACTTCCACCGCCTTCGGGCTCTCAGCTCCCTCTGGCTGTCCCGTCCCCGCCAGGACTAA
- the LOC131167676 gene encoding bZIP transcription factor TGA10 isoform X1: MGFWTADTETKHVVGVPFMAAAADTNNKGSTDQLHHHHHHQIPYGMMQQSSSSSSIVTAANLIRSKDGGEAAAYDLGELDQALFLYLDGGAPPPADPSSAHHPLHYDQQRLGAENCGMRPPTLNIFPSQPMHVDPSTNKQGSGTGGVVSHQAAAASCGSKRSSDQPPPMEANPRNNVASAPHHPEPSKAVKREGNRRGPTSSSEQDAPKTPDPKTLRRLAQNREAARKSRLRKKAYVQQLESSRIRLTQLEQELQRARTQGVFYGGGPLLGGDQGLPVGINNLSSDAVVFDMEYTRWLEEHHRLMCELRAAVQEHLPENELRLYVDNCLVHFDEMINLKSMVAKSDVFHLVSGMWKTPAERCFLWIGGFRPSELLKIVSTQIEPLTEQQLLGIYGLQQSTQEAEDALTQGLEALNHSLSDTIASDALSCPPNMANYMGQMAMAMNKLSALESFVRQAENLRQQTLHRLHQLLTTRQAARCFLAIAEYFHRLRALSSLWLSRPRQD; the protein is encoded by the exons ATGGGCTTTTGGACGGCCGACACAGAGACGAAGCACGTTGTGGGAGTTCCTTTCATGGCCGCCGCCGCTGATACAAATAACAAAGGCAGTACTGATCAgcttcatcatcatcaccatcaccaGATTCCTTACGGAATGATGCAGCAGTCGTCATCCTCTTCCTCCATCGTCACCGCAGCAAACCTCAT CAGAAGCAAAGACGGTGGTGAGGCAGCGGCTTATGACTTAGGGGAATTAGATCAAGCCCTTTTCCTCTACCTTGATGGCGGGGCTCCGCCGCCGGCAGATCCCAGCTCCGCCCATCACCCTCTCCATTACGATCAGCAAAGAC TGGGCGCAGAGAATTGTGGAATGCGACCTCCGACTTTGAACATTTTCCCTTCTCAGCCTATGCACGTAGACCCATCTACCAATAAGCAG GGGAGTGGAACTGGAGGAGTAGTTTCTCATCAAGCTGCAGCGGCCAGCTGTGGTTCAAAGAGATCATCAGATCAGCCGCCGCCCATGGAGGCCAACCCCCGAAACAACGTCGCTTCTGCCCCTCATCACCCCGAACCTTCTAAAGCCGTCAAA AGAGAAGGAAACCGCAGAGGCCCAACATCCAGTTCTGAGCAAGACGCACCCAAAACCCCAGATCCCAAG ACTTTGAGAAGACTTGCTCAGAATAGAGAGGCAGCTAGGAAAAGTAGACTACGAAaaaag GCTTATGTTCAGCAGCTAGAATCCAGCAGGATCAGGCTTACTCAACTTGAGCAGGAGCTTCAACGTGCTAGAACTCAG GGCGTGTTTTATGGTGGAGGACCTCTTCTAGGTGGAGACCAGGGACTTCCCGTGGGCATCAACAACTTAAGCTCAG ATGCGGTGGTGTTTGACATGGAGTACACGAGGTGGCTGGAGGAGCACCACCGGCTGATGTGCGAGCTGAGGGCAGCGGTTCAGGAGCACTTGCCGGAGAATGAGCTGCGGCTGTACGTGGACAACTGCCTGGTCCACTTCGACGAGATGATCAACCTCAAGTCCATGGTGGCCAAGTCCGACGTCTTCCACCTCGTCTCCGGCATGTGGAAGACCCCCGCCGAGCGCTGCTTCTTGTGGATCGGCGGTTTCCGGCCCTCGGAGCTCCTCAAG ATAGTATCAACTCAAATAGAGCCATTAACGGAACAACAATTGTTGGGAATATATGGATTGCAACAATCGACGCAAGAGGCAGAGGATGCATTGACACAAGGGCTAGAAGCGCTGAACCACTCGCTCTCAGACACCATAGCTTCTGACGCCTTGAGTTGCCCTCCTAACATGGCCAACTACATGGGCCAAATGGCCATGGCCATGAACAAGCTCTCTGCCCTTGAAAGTTTTGTTCGACAG gCTGAGAATCTGAGGCAGCAGACGCTGCACCGGCTGCACCAGCTGCTGACGACGCGGCAGGCGGCGCGGTGTTTTCTGGCGATCGCCGAGTACTTCCACCGCCTTCGGGCTCTCAGCTCCCTCTGGCTGTCCCGTCCCCGCCAGGACTAA
- the LOC131167676 gene encoding bZIP transcription factor TGA10 isoform X3 produces the protein MGFWTADTETKHVVGVPFMAAAADTNNKGSTDQLHHHHHHQIPYGMMQQSSSSSSIVTAANLIRSKDGGEAAAYDLGELDQALFLYLDGGAPPPADPSSAHHPLHYDQQRQNCGMRPPTLNIFPSQPMHVDPSTNKQGSGTGGVVSHQAAAASCGSKRSSDQPPPMEANPRNNVASAPHHPEPSKAVKREGNRRGPTSSSEQDAPKTPDPKTLRRLAQNREAARKSRLRKKAYVQQLESSRIRLTQLEQELQRARTQGVFYGGGPLLGGDQGLPVGINNLSSDAVVFDMEYTRWLEEHHRLMCELRAAVQEHLPENELRLYVDNCLVHFDEMINLKSMVAKSDVFHLVSGMWKTPAERCFLWIGGFRPSELLKIVSTQIEPLTEQQLLGIYGLQQSTQEAEDALTQGLEALNHSLSDTIASDALSCPPNMANYMGQMAMAMNKLSALESFVRQAENLRQQTLHRLHQLLTTRQAARCFLAIAEYFHRLRALSSLWLSRPRQD, from the exons ATGGGCTTTTGGACGGCCGACACAGAGACGAAGCACGTTGTGGGAGTTCCTTTCATGGCCGCCGCCGCTGATACAAATAACAAAGGCAGTACTGATCAgcttcatcatcatcaccatcaccaGATTCCTTACGGAATGATGCAGCAGTCGTCATCCTCTTCCTCCATCGTCACCGCAGCAAACCTCAT CAGAAGCAAAGACGGTGGTGAGGCAGCGGCTTATGACTTAGGGGAATTAGATCAAGCCCTTTTCCTCTACCTTGATGGCGGGGCTCCGCCGCCGGCAGATCCCAGCTCCGCCCATCACCCTCTCCATTACGATCAGCAAAGAC AGAATTGTGGAATGCGACCTCCGACTTTGAACATTTTCCCTTCTCAGCCTATGCACGTAGACCCATCTACCAATAAGCAG GGGAGTGGAACTGGAGGAGTAGTTTCTCATCAAGCTGCAGCGGCCAGCTGTGGTTCAAAGAGATCATCAGATCAGCCGCCGCCCATGGAGGCCAACCCCCGAAACAACGTCGCTTCTGCCCCTCATCACCCCGAACCTTCTAAAGCCGTCAAA AGAGAAGGAAACCGCAGAGGCCCAACATCCAGTTCTGAGCAAGACGCACCCAAAACCCCAGATCCCAAG ACTTTGAGAAGACTTGCTCAGAATAGAGAGGCAGCTAGGAAAAGTAGACTACGAAaaaag GCTTATGTTCAGCAGCTAGAATCCAGCAGGATCAGGCTTACTCAACTTGAGCAGGAGCTTCAACGTGCTAGAACTCAG GGCGTGTTTTATGGTGGAGGACCTCTTCTAGGTGGAGACCAGGGACTTCCCGTGGGCATCAACAACTTAAGCTCAG ATGCGGTGGTGTTTGACATGGAGTACACGAGGTGGCTGGAGGAGCACCACCGGCTGATGTGCGAGCTGAGGGCAGCGGTTCAGGAGCACTTGCCGGAGAATGAGCTGCGGCTGTACGTGGACAACTGCCTGGTCCACTTCGACGAGATGATCAACCTCAAGTCCATGGTGGCCAAGTCCGACGTCTTCCACCTCGTCTCCGGCATGTGGAAGACCCCCGCCGAGCGCTGCTTCTTGTGGATCGGCGGTTTCCGGCCCTCGGAGCTCCTCAAG ATAGTATCAACTCAAATAGAGCCATTAACGGAACAACAATTGTTGGGAATATATGGATTGCAACAATCGACGCAAGAGGCAGAGGATGCATTGACACAAGGGCTAGAAGCGCTGAACCACTCGCTCTCAGACACCATAGCTTCTGACGCCTTGAGTTGCCCTCCTAACATGGCCAACTACATGGGCCAAATGGCCATGGCCATGAACAAGCTCTCTGCCCTTGAAAGTTTTGTTCGACAG gCTGAGAATCTGAGGCAGCAGACGCTGCACCGGCTGCACCAGCTGCTGACGACGCGGCAGGCGGCGCGGTGTTTTCTGGCGATCGCCGAGTACTTCCACCGCCTTCGGGCTCTCAGCTCCCTCTGGCTGTCCCGTCCCCGCCAGGACTAA